In Pseudomonadota bacterium, a single genomic region encodes these proteins:
- a CDS encoding amidohydrolase: MLKIDIHTHILPPRWPDLKERYGYGGFIRLEHARCGHARMLRDGEVFREIGENCWDPEARLRECQVSAVDVQVLSTVPVMFSYWAKPEHTLDLCRLLNDHIAGVVAAHPKRFVGLGSVPLQDPDLAIEEMERCVRDLGLAGIGIGSHVNTWNLDDAYLFPVFEAAQALGAAVFVHPWDMLGAERMPKYWLPWLVGMPAETSLAICSMIFGGVLERLPGLRVAFAHGGGAFPATIGRIEHGYKVRPDLFAVDNPHNPRAYLSRIYLDSLVHDPRMLRYLIDLMGAERIALGSDYPFPLGEAEPGKLIDSAGLDEQTNARLLHGTALEWLDLAKDRFG, from the coding sequence ATGCTCAAGATCGACATCCATACGCATATCTTGCCTCCGCGTTGGCCCGATCTTAAAGAGCGCTACGGTTACGGAGGTTTTATACGGCTTGAGCATGCGCGTTGCGGGCATGCGCGCATGCTGAGGGACGGCGAAGTCTTTCGCGAGATCGGGGAGAATTGCTGGGACCCGGAGGCGCGGCTGCGCGAGTGCCAGGTCAGCGCGGTGGATGTGCAGGTGCTGTCCACGGTACCGGTGATGTTCAGTTACTGGGCGAAACCGGAGCATACCCTTGATCTTTGCCGCCTTCTCAACGATCACATCGCCGGTGTGGTCGCAGCCCACCCTAAGCGCTTCGTGGGCCTCGGGAGCGTGCCGCTGCAGGATCCCGACCTTGCCATCGAGGAGATGGAACGATGTGTCCGCGATCTGGGGCTGGCCGGGATCGGGATCGGTTCGCATGTCAATACTTGGAACCTGGATGATGCCTACCTGTTTCCAGTCTTCGAGGCGGCGCAAGCGCTCGGGGCCGCCGTGTTCGTGCATCCTTGGGATATGCTGGGTGCAGAGCGCATGCCCAAGTATTGGCTTCCCTGGCTGGTGGGCATGCCGGCCGAAACCTCGCTCGCGATCTGCTCCATGATCTTCGGCGGTGTCCTGGAAAGATTACCAGGCTTACGCGTGGCTTTCGCCCACGGCGGGGGCGCCTTTCCCGCGACCATTGGCCGCATCGAGCACGGCTACAAGGTGCGGCCCGATCTCTTTGCCGTGGACAATCCGCATAATCCCCGCGCCTACTTGTCCCGCATCTACCTGGATTCGCTGGTTCATGATCCGCGCATGTTGCGCTACTTGATCGACCTCATGGGAGCCGAGCGCATCGCACTGGGATCGGACTATCCGTTCCCGCTCGGCGAGGCCGAACCGGGAAAGCTCATCGATTCGGCCGGATTGGATGAACAGACGAACGCGCGTCTGCTGCACGGCACAGCACTCGAATGGCTCGATCTCGCCAAGGACAGGTTCGGTTGA
- a CDS encoding aldehyde dehydrogenase: protein MERIADYIDGRLEAPRSGRYIDNIEPATGQVYSLTPDSDAADLEQAMTAADRAFPEWSALSAEERARLLLGIADRIEAQTEPLARAESIDTGKPISLARQVDIPRAVANMRFFAHAITQFASEAHSMGPLAINYTLRQALGVVACISPWNLPLYLLTWKIAPALASGNCVIAKPSEVTPMTAYLLARICIDAGLPRGVLNILHGAGARIGRALVAHPRIKAIAFTGGTRTGAEIAGIAAPQFKKLSLELGGKNPTLVFADCDWDATLATTVRAAFFNQGQVCLCGSRIFVERPIYERFRSDFLARVEALQPGDPLDEKTQQGALVSELHLHKVLSAIELGQQEGGTILAGGHRVTVPGRCAEGYFVKPTVFEDLPFDCRTNQEEIFGPVATLIPFASEAQVLEYANSTEYGLVATVWSRDVQRCHRVAQQLEAGVVWINTWLVRDLRTPFGGMKHSGVGREGGVEALRFFTEAKNVCIKL from the coding sequence ATGGAGCGCATCGCCGATTACATCGACGGCCGGCTCGAAGCGCCCCGCTCCGGCCGTTATATCGATAACATCGAACCCGCCACCGGGCAGGTCTACTCCCTGACCCCGGATTCCGATGCGGCCGATCTCGAACAGGCGATGACGGCTGCCGATCGCGCGTTTCCCGAGTGGTCGGCCTTGTCCGCCGAGGAACGCGCCCGGCTCTTGCTCGGCATCGCCGACCGTATCGAGGCGCAGACGGAGCCGCTCGCCCGGGCCGAGAGCATCGACACCGGCAAGCCGATCAGCCTGGCCAGGCAAGTTGATATTCCCCGCGCCGTAGCGAATATGCGGTTCTTCGCCCATGCCATCACCCAGTTTGCGAGTGAAGCCCACAGCATGGGCCCGCTCGCCATCAACTACACGCTACGGCAAGCTTTGGGCGTGGTGGCTTGCATCTCGCCCTGGAACCTGCCGCTTTATCTTTTGACCTGGAAGATCGCGCCGGCTCTCGCGAGCGGCAACTGTGTCATCGCTAAGCCGTCGGAAGTCACGCCAATGACAGCGTATTTGCTCGCGCGGATCTGTATCGACGCGGGCTTGCCGAGAGGCGTCTTGAATATCCTTCACGGCGCGGGCGCGCGCATCGGCCGCGCGCTAGTCGCGCACCCCAGGATCAAGGCGATTGCATTTACCGGCGGGACGCGGACCGGGGCGGAGATCGCGGGCATCGCGGCGCCCCAGTTCAAAAAACTCTCACTCGAGCTCGGGGGCAAGAACCCGACCTTGGTATTCGCCGATTGCGACTGGGATGCGACGCTCGCGACCACGGTGCGCGCCGCGTTCTTTAACCAGGGGCAGGTGTGTTTGTGCGGCTCGCGCATCTTCGTGGAGCGGCCGATCTATGAACGCTTCCGGAGCGATTTCCTGGCCCGGGTCGAAGCCTTGCAACCGGGCGATCCGCTCGATGAGAAGACTCAGCAAGGCGCACTCGTGTCCGAGTTGCACCTGCACAAGGTGCTTTCCGCGATAGAGCTCGGCCAGCAGGAAGGCGGCACGATCCTCGCCGGCGGTCACCGCGTGACGGTGCCGGGACGCTGCGCAGAGGGTTATTTCGTCAAGCCGACGGTATTCGAAGATTTGCCCTTTGATTGCCGCACCAATCAGGAGGAGATCTTCGGCCCGGTGGCCACCTTGATTCCGTTCGCGAGCGAAGCGCAAGTGCTAGAATACGCGAACAGCACCGAGTATGGTTTGGTGGCAACGGTTTGGAGCCGCGATGTGCAGCGCTGCCACCGCGTCGCCCAGCAGCTTGAGGCCGGCGTGGTGTGGATCAATACCTGGCTCGTGCGAGATCTGCGCACCCCTTTCGGCGGGATGAAACACTCCGGCGTCGGCCGTGAAGGGGGCGTGGAGGCCTTGCGCTTTTTTACCGAGGCCAAGAACGTGTGCATCAAGCTGTAA
- a CDS encoding Rid family hydrolase — protein sequence MPHTIVSRNAPEPVGPYPHARRVGSLLFLSGIGPRRRGNPAIPGVTLDANGNIVDYDIEIQCRAVLENIRTVLDEAGSSWDRLVDVTVFLTDLKRDFETYNRVYAQYFTGHGPCRTTVEVSRLPTPIAIELKCIATID from the coding sequence ATGCCTCATACCATCGTCTCGCGAAACGCCCCCGAGCCGGTTGGACCCTATCCTCATGCACGCCGCGTGGGAAGTCTGCTATTCCTCTCTGGCATCGGCCCTCGCCGGCGCGGGAACCCGGCCATCCCCGGCGTCACGCTCGATGCCAACGGAAATATCGTTGACTACGACATCGAGATCCAATGCCGTGCGGTGCTCGAGAATATCAGAACCGTGCTCGACGAGGCCGGCTCAAGCTGGGATCGCCTGGTCGATGTCACGGTGTTTCTGACCGATCTCAAACGTGATTTTGAGACCTATAATCGAGTGTACGCGCAGTATTTCACCGGCCACGGGCCTTGCCGCACTACCGTTGAGGTGAGCCGCCTGCCGACCCCGATCGCCATCGAGTTGAAATGCATCGCGACCATTGATTAG
- a CDS encoding 3-hydroxyanthranilate 3,4-dioxygenase translates to MQRLSPPINFQRWIDAHREIFKPPVCNKQVFEEGGFIVMAVGGPNNRKDYHVDEGPEFFYQLEGDMLLKTIQDGMVVDICIRQGDIFLLPPKVPHSPQRYANTVGLVIERKRLPHEQDGLQWYCDNCHALLYEEFFQLRNIEKDFPPVFERFFSSYEHRTCAHCGAVMAAPGR, encoded by the coding sequence ATGCAACGACTTTCACCCCCGATTAATTTCCAGCGCTGGATCGACGCGCACCGCGAGATCTTTAAGCCTCCGGTTTGCAACAAGCAGGTGTTCGAGGAAGGCGGCTTCATCGTCATGGCCGTCGGCGGCCCCAATAACCGCAAGGACTACCACGTCGATGAAGGGCCGGAGTTCTTCTACCAGCTTGAGGGCGACATGCTGCTCAAAACCATCCAAGACGGCATGGTGGTCGATATCTGCATTCGCCAAGGCGATATCTTTCTGCTGCCGCCCAAGGTTCCCCATTCTCCGCAACGCTACGCCAACACCGTCGGCCTCGTCATCGAGCGTAAGCGCCTCCCCCACGAGCAAGACGGACTGCAGTGGTATTGCGACAACTGCCATGCGCTCCTATACGAAGAGTTCTTTCAGCTACGCAACATCGAAAAAGACTTCCCGCCCGTCTTCGAGCGCTTTTTTTCGAGCTACGAACACAGGACCTGCGCGCATTGCGGCGCGGTGATGGCGGCGCCCGGAAGGTGA
- a CDS encoding SDR family oxidoreductase — protein sequence MNILLTDKRALVCGSSKGIGNAIAIELSRLGASVTLLARDPERLNEVKAALGAGQNQHHHVLVADFNRPDEVKAVLAGYLSQTDPVHILVNNSGGPPPGAAYQTAPEAYLAAFSQHLLCNQILVQALLEGMKAAGYGRIINIISTSVKQPIPGLGVSNTVRGAVASWAKTLAGELGPFGITVNNVLPGSTRTGRLKAILETKARERNQAPAEIEAAEIASIPLRRFAEPHEIASAVAFLCSPAAAYITGINLPVDGGRTQSL from the coding sequence ATGAACATTCTACTGACAGACAAACGAGCGCTCGTCTGCGGAAGCAGCAAAGGGATTGGCAATGCCATCGCGATCGAGTTGTCCCGTCTCGGGGCCAGCGTGACCCTCTTGGCGCGTGATCCCGAGCGGCTCAATGAGGTGAAAGCCGCGCTCGGCGCCGGTCAGAATCAGCACCATCATGTGCTGGTCGCGGATTTCAACCGGCCCGATGAGGTGAAAGCGGTGCTCGCAGGCTACCTATCTCAAACCGATCCCGTACATATTCTGGTGAATAATAGCGGCGGGCCTCCACCCGGCGCGGCCTATCAAACGGCGCCCGAGGCTTACCTCGCCGCATTTTCTCAGCACCTGCTGTGTAATCAAATCCTGGTGCAAGCGCTGCTGGAAGGCATGAAAGCCGCCGGCTATGGCCGCATCATTAATATCATCTCGACCTCGGTGAAACAACCGATTCCCGGTCTTGGAGTCTCCAACACCGTGCGCGGCGCGGTCGCTAGTTGGGCCAAGACTCTGGCCGGCGAGCTCGGTCCTTTCGGGATCACCGTCAATAATGTCTTGCCGGGTTCGACGCGGACCGGCCGTCTGAAGGCGATCCTGGAAACGAAAGCGCGCGAGCGCAACCAAGCGCCGGCCGAGATCGAGGCGGCGGAAATAGCGTCGATCCCGCTCCGGCGTTTCGCCGAACCGCACGAGATCGCCTCGGCGGTCGCGTTTCTGTGCTCGCCGGCCGCCGCTTACATTACCGGGATCAACCTGCCGGTCGACGGCGGCCGCACTCAGAGCTTGTGA